A stretch of Corallococcus silvisoli DNA encodes these proteins:
- a CDS encoding DnaJ domain-containing protein: MNNEPRPNPYEVLGIERDADTRAIKKAYFERVRQNPPETHPEVFKRLREAYELLSDPEARQAFDASSDAPVDGPEAVKNAQLQEAIDLFDADDKAGGRKVLKALLTEQPDFHEARLLLGRNLLFENEAKEALEEFDALIARAPGHWQAHLYRGWALNRLDRLKEAADSFWRAGKHGPSEVSPRVALADCLEAMGQVPDALDVLAQAQALPGVSRMDVLALKVRRIATMLEYGQEADAAKELEQLDAELPEDADPELRRWAGGQLSAAAAHLFSQQKSQGANRLLEFGRRFNPESATEVSYPTRVTVDMDALPAITREWLHSEAERVGGWRTLWTGLKSAAVTLALVTATCFLLAHISFGTSARGVSDWVWCALYAAVFCGVTYAWARHFLRVMASPYARFNTIHPLHLVQIDIDHITVWPLVHLQDLKLVNHQRNGVYQHTALELRFNNERMVLTVHGKDKAEAQAQELIARRRRVLELLGRGMLDAESGVEHLPPALLAQADKRGHVRAQRARSPWPGVFAAAGVGVLLAGGAVWQQTRSVQAHAWMRVAARSDLGSMLEYLRDSPDSRFAPRIQALVDAQLAQARARLDARLDPDSAAAPSRPFFESLLDAVSRDHRRRITVVWKAPAEDDALPVRDDPSESLVVAWQRTVDEVLGTGVLVVDGGWGRSREEPPLLTLHVRDESRGASGTQRVWSVTQEGLAPDGPARALELVADAADPRASEVLFHAWVDAWHLPGARQRHPLLLTTSTLAQEAQP, translated from the coding sequence GTGAACAACGAACCCCGGCCGAACCCCTACGAGGTCCTGGGCATCGAGAGGGACGCGGACACCCGCGCCATCAAGAAGGCCTACTTCGAGCGTGTCCGGCAGAACCCGCCGGAGACGCACCCAGAGGTGTTCAAGCGCCTGCGCGAGGCGTACGAGCTGCTCTCCGACCCTGAAGCGCGTCAGGCCTTCGACGCCAGCTCCGACGCGCCGGTGGATGGACCGGAGGCGGTGAAGAACGCACAGCTCCAGGAGGCCATCGACCTCTTCGATGCGGACGACAAGGCCGGGGGGCGCAAGGTCCTCAAGGCCCTGCTCACGGAGCAGCCGGACTTCCACGAGGCGCGCCTGCTGCTGGGCCGCAACCTCCTCTTCGAGAACGAGGCCAAGGAGGCGCTGGAGGAGTTCGACGCCCTCATCGCGCGGGCGCCCGGGCATTGGCAGGCACACCTGTACCGAGGCTGGGCGCTGAACCGCCTGGACCGGCTGAAGGAGGCCGCGGATTCCTTCTGGCGTGCGGGCAAGCATGGCCCGTCGGAGGTGAGCCCGCGCGTGGCGCTGGCGGACTGCCTGGAGGCGATGGGGCAGGTGCCGGACGCGCTCGACGTGCTCGCGCAGGCCCAGGCGCTGCCTGGCGTGTCGCGCATGGACGTGCTCGCGCTCAAGGTGCGGCGGATCGCGACGATGCTGGAGTACGGCCAGGAGGCCGACGCGGCGAAGGAGCTGGAGCAGCTCGACGCGGAGCTGCCGGAGGACGCGGACCCCGAGCTGCGCCGGTGGGCCGGAGGCCAGCTCTCCGCCGCCGCGGCGCACCTGTTCTCCCAGCAGAAGTCGCAGGGCGCGAACCGCCTGCTCGAGTTCGGCCGGCGCTTCAACCCGGAGAGCGCCACCGAGGTCTCATACCCGACCCGTGTCACCGTGGACATGGACGCGCTGCCGGCCATCACGCGCGAGTGGTTGCACTCGGAGGCCGAGCGCGTCGGGGGCTGGCGCACCCTGTGGACCGGCTTGAAGTCGGCGGCCGTGACCCTGGCGCTCGTCACGGCCACCTGCTTCCTCCTGGCGCACATCTCCTTCGGAACCTCCGCGCGCGGCGTCTCGGACTGGGTCTGGTGCGCGCTCTACGCGGCCGTCTTCTGTGGCGTCACCTACGCTTGGGCCCGCCACTTCCTGAGGGTGATGGCGAGCCCCTATGCGCGCTTCAACACCATCCATCCGCTGCACCTGGTGCAGATCGACATCGACCACATCACCGTGTGGCCGCTCGTGCACCTGCAGGACTTGAAGCTGGTGAACCACCAGCGCAACGGCGTCTATCAGCACACCGCCCTCGAGCTGCGCTTCAACAACGAGCGCATGGTCCTGACGGTGCACGGCAAGGACAAGGCGGAAGCGCAGGCCCAGGAGTTGATTGCGCGGCGCCGCCGGGTCCTGGAGCTGCTCGGCCGCGGGATGCTGGATGCGGAGAGCGGTGTGGAGCACCTGCCTCCGGCGCTGCTGGCTCAAGCGGACAAGCGGGGGCATGTGCGCGCGCAGCGCGCGCGTTCGCCGTGGCCCGGCGTGTTCGCGGCCGCGGGGGTCGGGGTGTTGCTGGCGGGCGGAGCCGTGTGGCAGCAGACGCGTTCTGTGCAGGCCCACGCCTGGATGCGCGTCGCGGCGCGGTCGGACCTGGGCTCCATGCTCGAGTATCTGCGCGACTCGCCGGACAGCCGCTTCGCACCGCGGATCCAGGCCCTCGTGGATGCACAGCTGGCCCAGGCCCGAGCGCGGCTGGATGCCCGGTTGGATCCAGACAGCGCCGCGGCTCCGTCCCGTCCGTTCTTCGAGAGCCTGCTGGACGCGGTGTCGCGAGACCACCGCCGGCGCATCACGGTGGTGTGGAAGGCGCCCGCCGAGGACGACGCGTTGCCCGTGCGGGACGACCCTTCGGAGTCGCTGGTGGTGGCGTGGCAACGGACGGTGGATGAAGTGCTGGGGACAGGGGTCCTGGTCGTGGACGGAGGCTGGGGGCGCTCTCGGGAGGAGCCGCCCCTGCTCACCCTCCACGTGCGGGATGAGTCACGGGGCGCTTCGGGGACCCAGCGCGTCTGGTCTGTGACCCAGGAGGGCCTTGCTCCGGATGGGCCCGCGCGGGCCTTGGAGCTCGTGGCGGACGCCGCGGATCCGCGCGCTTCGGAAGTCCTCTTCCATGCCTGGGTGGACGCCTGGCACCTTCCCGGTGCGCGCCAGCGCCACCCCCTGCTGCTCACCACGTCGACGCTTGCCCAGGAGGCCCAGCCGTGA